A part of Desulfobacter sp. genomic DNA contains:
- a CDS encoding formate acetyltransferase: protein MALYNLATALALRGMAVAFNRLPGLRGHLKNSEGWINFSVGICTGDGKVSQTISFREGRVRVCRGIHRDASVVLRARDHAVLREMASAPPNDILIMMLRNRITLKGNMSYLQLFNYYLSLLIGGRQQRMLDRRHRSDRAARRREYGIHDPELSGALKARQREGLNADNHSDPCVAVLADPYLSEMALQDFPRLARLLERHRDTRPELCAERPAILTAWFRENGFERDNRGRPWHPVLRQGRALAHLMASKAPVIAADQLLAGTTTASDICGVVVYPDAQGTMAWGELGSIDKRHLNPYDISDDTRKVLSDIFPFWARRNFRELAREKFNTPLGLEIDERFVAYFCWKSVGISHTAPDFKAVLEKGTEGIRAEIEVRLRKEDLAPDARDSLKGMAHGLMGLEAYAANLARQARQMAHGKADGRRRRELMDMAAACDRVPRRPPESLAQAFQSIWITWIGLHMENTNTGLSIGRMDQWLQPYFLADVEKCLTPEAVAAYVRDAVELTACFFLRLTDHMPLSPDIGNYLFGGSPADQAITLGGMTPEGKDGVNDMTYICLKVTEMLCLHDPNVNARISPSLNSDTYVRRLCEVNYTTSATPSMHNDDAVFASLSGHGYPEEDLRDWCAIGCVEQTIAGRHCGHTGSILMNMVAALEMALNNGRHPLMEWDLGPETGTEFPDFEAFFEAYAAQQRFLIGQAVALNNIYAEIHAQYRPTPLLSALTRGCIEQGRDLTRGGALYNTSGASNIGLADVTDSLMAVKTLVFDRREITFAELKAAVDNNFEGFEKIHALVRNRVPLFGSGSPEALAMADRVTGLIHGIYAGHRNFRGGPYTSGFWSMSQHVAYGNLSGALPSGRRAGKAFTPGLTPQPHASRNYLDFISDVAGLTPDHMDNNIAFNVKLVPGDGEREGIIDAMAGYVKAYCAKGGMQIQFNMVDSRVLKDAMANPENYRNLLVRISGYNAYFVSLNREQQIELIERAEYGV, encoded by the coding sequence ATGGCCCTTTACAATCTGGCCACTGCCTTGGCGCTCAGGGGGATGGCGGTGGCATTCAACCGTCTGCCCGGGCTCCGGGGCCATTTGAAAAACAGCGAGGGGTGGATTAATTTTTCAGTGGGGATCTGCACCGGCGACGGCAAAGTCTCCCAGACCATCTCGTTCCGTGAGGGACGGGTAAGGGTCTGCAGGGGCATTCACCGGGATGCCTCGGTGGTGCTCCGGGCCCGGGACCACGCCGTTCTCAGGGAAATGGCATCGGCCCCGCCCAACGACATCCTGATCATGATGCTGCGCAACCGGATCACCCTTAAAGGGAACATGAGCTATCTCCAGCTCTTCAATTACTACCTGTCCCTGCTCATCGGGGGCCGGCAGCAGCGGATGCTGGACCGGCGCCACCGGAGTGACAGGGCGGCCAGACGGCGGGAATACGGCATCCATGACCCGGAATTGTCCGGGGCGCTCAAGGCCCGGCAACGGGAGGGACTGAACGCCGACAATCATTCGGATCCCTGTGTTGCCGTGCTGGCGGATCCCTATCTTTCGGAAATGGCACTGCAGGATTTTCCCCGGCTGGCCCGGTTGCTGGAACGCCATCGGGATACCCGGCCGGAGCTCTGCGCCGAACGGCCCGCCATATTAACGGCCTGGTTCCGGGAAAACGGATTTGAAAGGGATAACCGGGGCCGGCCCTGGCATCCGGTGCTGCGCCAGGGGCGGGCCCTGGCCCACCTCATGGCCAGCAAGGCCCCGGTAATTGCCGCCGACCAGCTTCTGGCCGGGACCACCACGGCCAGCGACATCTGCGGGGTGGTTGTCTATCCCGATGCCCAGGGCACCATGGCCTGGGGGGAGCTGGGATCCATAGACAAGCGCCATCTCAATCCTTACGACATCAGTGATGATACCCGGAAGGTGCTCAGCGATATCTTTCCCTTCTGGGCCCGGCGCAATTTCCGGGAGCTGGCCCGGGAAAAGTTCAATACCCCCCTGGGGCTGGAGATTGATGAACGCTTTGTGGCCTATTTCTGCTGGAAGTCCGTGGGGATCTCCCATACGGCCCCGGATTTTAAGGCGGTATTGGAGAAGGGGACCGAAGGCATCAGAGCGGAGATAGAAGTCCGGCTTAGGAAAGAGGACCTGGCGCCCGATGCCCGGGACTCCCTGAAGGGGATGGCCCATGGGCTGATGGGGCTTGAGGCTTACGCCGCCAATCTGGCCCGGCAGGCCCGGCAGATGGCCCATGGGAAAGCCGACGGCCGGCGACGCCGGGAACTGATGGATATGGCGGCGGCCTGCGACAGGGTCCCCCGCCGGCCGCCGGAGAGCCTGGCCCAGGCTTTCCAGAGCATCTGGATTACCTGGATCGGCCTGCATATGGAAAATACCAATACCGGTCTTTCCATCGGCCGCATGGACCAATGGCTCCAGCCCTATTTCCTGGCCGATGTGGAAAAATGCCTTACCCCGGAGGCGGTGGCAGCCTATGTCCGGGACGCCGTGGAGCTGACGGCCTGTTTTTTTCTCCGGCTCACCGACCACATGCCCCTTTCCCCGGATATCGGCAATTACCTGTTCGGAGGATCTCCGGCGGACCAGGCCATCACCCTGGGCGGGATGACCCCCGAGGGGAAAGACGGGGTGAACGACATGACCTATATCTGCCTCAAGGTCACCGAGATGCTCTGTCTCCATGATCCCAACGTCAATGCCCGGATCAGCCCCTCCCTCAATTCAGACACCTATGTCCGCAGGCTGTGCGAAGTGAACTATACCACATCGGCCACCCCCTCCATGCACAATGACGACGCCGTTTTCGCCTCCCTGTCCGGCCATGGCTACCCCGAGGAGGACCTCAGGGACTGGTGCGCCATCGGCTGTGTGGAGCAGACCATTGCCGGCCGGCACTGCGGCCATACGGGCAGCATCCTCATGAACATGGTGGCTGCCCTGGAAATGGCCCTGAACAACGGCCGCCATCCCCTGATGGAATGGGATCTGGGACCGGAGACCGGAACGGAGTTTCCCGATTTTGAAGCATTTTTTGAGGCCTATGCCGCCCAGCAGCGTTTCCTCATCGGCCAGGCCGTGGCCCTGAATAATATCTATGCCGAGATCCATGCCCAATACCGGCCCACCCCTCTGCTTTCCGCCCTGACCCGGGGATGTATTGAACAGGGGCGGGACCTGACCCGGGGCGGGGCCCTTTACAACACCTCGGGGGCTTCCAATATCGGGCTGGCAGATGTCACCGACAGCCTCATGGCCGTGAAAACCCTGGTGTTCGACCGCAGGGAAATTACCTTTGCCGAACTCAAGGCGGCCGTTGACAATAATTTCGAGGGGTTCGAAAAAATCCACGCCCTGGTCCGGAACCGGGTGCCCCTCTTCGGCTCGGGCAGCCCCGAGGCCCTGGCCATGGCCGACCGGGTCACCGGCCTCATCCACGGCATATATGCCGGCCACCGGAATTTCCGCGGGGGACCCTACACCTCCGGGTTCTGGTCCATGTCCCAGCATGTGGCCTACGGGAACCTGTCCGGTGCCCTGCCCTCGGGCCGCCGGGCCGGAAAGGCGTTCACCCCCGGCCTTACTCCCCAGCCCCATGCCTCCAGGAATTATCTGGATTTCATTTCCGATGTGGCCGGCCTGACCCCGGACCATATGGACAACAACATCGCCTTTAACGTAAAACTGGTGCCCGGGGACGGGGAGAGGGAAGGGATCATCGATGCCATGGCCGGTTATGTGAAGGCCTATTGCGCCAAGGGCGGTATGCAGATCCAGTTCAACATGGTGGATTCCAGGGTGCTCAAGGATGCCATGGCCAATCCCGAGAATTACCGGAATCTGCTGGTGCGCATTTCAGGGTACAATGCCTATTTTGTCAGCCTGAACCGGGAGCAGCAGATTGAACTTATCGAACGGGCCGAGTACGGGGTCTGA
- a CDS encoding LysE family translocator codes for MFEMIDTSVLTLFIPTFFFVSLTPGLCMTLAMTMGMTIGVRRTFYMMWGELAGVAVVSVASVTGVAAVMLNHPAMFTLLKYAGGSYLVYLGVQMIRARGKMPSQAGRGGRINAGRKALAAQGFVTAIANPKGWAFMISLLPPFINPDKAMAPQLFVLVGIILSTEFICMVLYSNGGRSLSRFLDKKGNLTLLNCISGLLMVGVGCWLALG; via the coding sequence GTGTTTGAGATGATAGATACTTCTGTTTTAACCCTGTTTATACCCACATTCTTCTTTGTATCCCTGACCCCCGGCCTGTGCATGACCCTTGCCATGACCATGGGCATGACCATCGGGGTGAGAAGAACCTTTTATATGATGTGGGGCGAATTGGCCGGCGTGGCCGTGGTCTCCGTGGCCTCGGTGACAGGGGTGGCCGCAGTGATGCTGAATCACCCGGCCATGTTTACCCTGCTCAAATATGCCGGGGGCAGTTATCTGGTCTATCTGGGCGTACAGATGATCCGGGCAAGGGGGAAAATGCCCTCACAGGCCGGCCGGGGCGGGCGTATCAATGCGGGCAGAAAAGCCCTGGCGGCCCAGGGATTTGTCACGGCCATCGCCAACCCCAAGGGCTGGGCCTTTATGATTTCCCTGCTGCCCCCATTCATCAACCCGGATAAGGCCATGGCCCCCCAGCTTTTTGTCCTGGTGGGGATTATCCTGTCCACGGAATTTATCTGCATGGTGCTCTATTCCAACGGCGGGCGGAGCCTGAGCCGTTTTCTCGACAAAAAGGGAAACCTGACCCTGCTCAATTGTATTTCAGGGTTGCTGATGGTTGGGGTGGGCTGCTGGCTGGCTTTGGGCTGA
- a CDS encoding HAD family hydrolase, giving the protein MIKNILFDLDGTLTDPKTGITRCIRFSLEHSGAALPGADELTWCIGPPLRDSFAKLLDTEDGPTLDRALALYRKRFSEKGMYENHVYPQIPPCLEQIRAAGLKLLLATSKPRVFAEKILEHFGLAHFFTGIYGAGLDGSLVDKGELIAHILASESLDPGETLMVGDRIYDILGGKKNGVATAAVTYGYGSADEIQSAHPDMVFDRPADLAEALTRPSAQSQPAAHPNHQQP; this is encoded by the coding sequence ATGATAAAAAACATCCTATTTGACCTGGACGGCACCCTCACCGACCCCAAAACAGGCATCACCCGGTGCATCCGCTTTTCCCTTGAGCACTCAGGTGCCGCCCTCCCCGGTGCCGATGAACTGACATGGTGCATCGGCCCGCCCCTGAGGGACTCCTTTGCAAAACTGCTGGATACGGAGGACGGCCCCACCCTTGACCGGGCTTTGGCCCTTTACCGAAAACGGTTCTCGGAAAAAGGCATGTACGAAAACCATGTCTATCCCCAGATCCCCCCATGCCTGGAACAGATCAGGGCGGCGGGCTTGAAGCTATTGCTGGCCACCTCAAAGCCCCGGGTCTTTGCAGAAAAAATTCTGGAACATTTCGGGCTGGCCCATTTTTTCACCGGGATATACGGGGCCGGCCTGGACGGCAGCCTGGTGGATAAAGGAGAGCTCATCGCCCATATTCTGGCATCGGAATCCCTGGATCCCGGGGAAACCCTCATGGTCGGGGACCGGATCTATGATATCCTGGGCGGGAAAAAGAATGGGGTGGCCACGGCGGCAGTGACCTACGGATACGGCAGTGCCGATGAAATCCAGTCAGCACATCCGGACATGGTCTTTGACCGTCCGGCAGACCTGGCCGAGGCCCTTACCCGGCCCTCAGCCCAAAGCCAGCCAGCAGCCCACCCCAACCATCAGCAACCCTGA
- a CDS encoding glycyl-radical enzyme activating protein: MANTPLILDIKGNSLDDGPGIRSVVFFKGCPLSCAWCHNPESKIAGPQISFDPERCVGCGTCMKVCGENALASDNPFFVDREKCTLCFDCAGACPARALERVGRPMTVDQVVSQAVRDKVFFEVSGGGVTFSGGEPALFPEFLGRAAEALKERGIHVLVETCGLFDMDQFEARVYPHLDLIYFDIKLMAPEAHRQYCGRSNRLILENFQILYRRYLNGGVPVVPRTPLIPGITDTRENLSAILDFYRSQKVRAARLLPYHPLWREKHTKLGIEPGEGETLPDRWMGREEMAEWEAAFARQGISTRPGGITPE, encoded by the coding sequence ATGGCGAATACACCCCTCATCCTCGATATCAAAGGCAATAGCCTGGATGACGGACCGGGCATCCGTTCCGTGGTCTTTTTCAAGGGCTGCCCCCTTTCCTGCGCCTGGTGCCATAACCCTGAGAGCAAAATTGCTGGGCCCCAGATTTCCTTTGATCCGGAGCGTTGCGTGGGGTGCGGCACCTGCATGAAGGTCTGCGGTGAAAATGCCCTGGCCAGTGACAATCCTTTTTTCGTGGACCGGGAAAAATGCACGCTCTGCTTTGATTGCGCCGGGGCCTGCCCCGCCAGGGCCCTGGAACGGGTGGGGCGGCCCATGACGGTGGACCAGGTTGTATCCCAGGCGGTACGTGACAAGGTTTTTTTCGAGGTCTCCGGGGGGGGAGTGACGTTTTCCGGGGGGGAACCGGCATTGTTTCCGGAGTTTTTAGGCAGGGCGGCAGAGGCGTTGAAAGAAAGAGGGATCCATGTGCTGGTGGAAACCTGCGGCCTGTTCGACATGGATCAGTTTGAGGCCAGGGTCTATCCCCATCTGGATCTTATCTATTTTGACATTAAGCTCATGGCCCCGGAGGCCCACAGGCAATACTGCGGGCGGTCCAACAGGCTTATCCTGGAAAATTTCCAAATCCTTTACCGCAGATATCTGAACGGCGGGGTGCCGGTGGTCCCCCGGACCCCTTTGATTCCGGGAATCACCGATACCCGGGAGAATCTGTCGGCCATCCTTGATTTTTACAGGTCCCAGAAGGTGAGAGCGGCCCGGCTGCTGCCCTACCATCCCCTGTGGCGGGAGAAACACACCAAGCTGGGCATTGAACCGGGGGAAGGGGAGACGCTGCCGGACCGGTGGATGGGCAGGGAAGAGATGGCGGAATGGGAGGCGGCCTTTGCCCGCCAGGGGATTTCAACCCGCCCCGGGGGAATAACACCGGAATAA
- the cobO gene encoding cob(I)yrinic acid a,c-diamide adenosyltransferase, with product MKKGLLMVYTGNGKGKTTSALGMAMRSAGHGLKVCIVQFIKAEGRYGELEACKRFADEIDLHVMGRGFTFKSDDLEKDRAKAREAWEYAQGAMAGGDYHLVILDEFTYLLNYGMIDMDNVLSVFSHKPDDLHVAITGRDAPRPIIDAADLVTEMREVKHPYKDAGVMGQKGIEF from the coding sequence ATGAAAAAAGGTCTATTGATGGTATATACGGGAAACGGCAAGGGAAAAACCACCTCCGCCCTGGGCATGGCCATGCGCAGTGCCGGCCACGGGCTGAAGGTTTGCATTGTCCAGTTCATAAAGGCAGAAGGGCGTTACGGGGAGCTTGAGGCCTGCAAACGCTTTGCAGATGAAATCGACCTGCACGTCATGGGGCGGGGCTTTACCTTTAAGTCCGATGACCTTGAGAAAGACAGGGCAAAGGCCAGGGAGGCCTGGGAATACGCCCAGGGGGCCATGGCCGGGGGGGACTACCATCTGGTTATACTGGATGAGTTTACCTATCTGCTCAACTACGGAATGATTGATATGGACAATGTATTGAGCGTGTTCTCCCATAAACCAGATGACCTCCACGTGGCCATCACCGGGCGGGACGCCCCTCGCCCCATCATCGACGCCGCAGATCTGGTCACGGAAATGCGGGAGGTCAAGCATCCCTATAAAGATGCAGGGGTCATGGGCCAGAAAGGAATTGAATTTTAG
- a CDS encoding MerR family transcriptional regulator, with amino-acid sequence MKYKERYTIGEVSKICNISTKALRYYDKIGLIHSERAYTNNYRYYTKDSLLAVPVIKYYKQMGFTLDEMRDHIEGNSYRAIKRSFESKIDELQETQEATRRKFVSVKDWRDLINEAETVIDNNSCEVSIKYIEASDYLFLDQVFDNDLWDSIINIEFTNYVEAVNNEITGPVMIKFSSYRDRMKNTSQPMKIMQKTIIPCKSREKMVFGGEMMASCYHIGAHENLAETYEKIRRWADGHSYVLGEASYERYVTDYWTTRDSGKYVTEVMLSASRG; translated from the coding sequence ATGAAGTATAAAGAAAGATATACCATCGGCGAGGTCAGTAAAATCTGCAACATTTCAACCAAGGCCCTTCGCTATTACGATAAAATCGGCCTGATCCACTCTGAACGGGCATACACCAATAATTACAGGTATTACACCAAGGATTCACTTCTAGCGGTGCCGGTTATCAAGTACTACAAACAGATGGGATTCACCCTGGACGAAATGAGGGATCACATCGAAGGCAATTCCTACCGGGCCATCAAGCGGTCCTTTGAATCAAAAATCGACGAGCTTCAGGAAACCCAGGAGGCCACCCGCAGGAAATTCGTATCCGTAAAAGACTGGCGGGACCTGATAAATGAGGCGGAAACCGTCATCGACAACAATAGCTGCGAAGTCTCCATCAAATATATTGAAGCCTCGGATTATCTTTTCCTCGACCAGGTGTTTGACAACGACCTCTGGGACTCCATCATCAATATAGAATTCACCAATTATGTGGAAGCGGTGAACAACGAAATAACCGGCCCGGTGATGATCAAATTCTCCTCATACAGGGACCGGATGAAAAACACCTCCCAGCCCATGAAAATCATGCAGAAAACCATCATCCCCTGTAAATCCCGTGAAAAAATGGTATTTGGCGGGGAAATGATGGCCTCCTGCTACCACATCGGCGCCCATGAAAACCTGGCGGAGACATATGAAAAAATCCGGCGCTGGGCAGACGGCCACAGCTATGTGCTGGGCGAGGCCTCCTACGAACGCTACGTCACAGATTACTGGACCACCCGGGACAGCGGTAAATATGTCACCGAAGTCATGCTCAGCGCCTCAAGGGGATAG